In the Ruminococcus sp. OA3 genome, one interval contains:
- a CDS encoding AzlC family ABC transporter permease has translation MKEWQRGVRDGLPICFGYFAVSFAFGIQARSVGMTAFQAVLMSVTNLTSAGQFASLDTIAASATYFEMAFLQLVINMRYFLMSCSLSQKLSYDLNPIHRFFMAYGVTDEIFGVSVCRPGTLRPWYFYGLMSAAVPGWGLGTLVGVICGKVLPVTIINALGIAIYGMFLAVILPAAKKDKAVAGVVICAMLLGCVMRYTPFLREISSGMQIIIIILIVAGAAAWLFPRKETENAG, from the coding sequence ATGAAAGAATGGCAGAGGGGAGTGCGCGACGGGCTTCCTATTTGTTTTGGATATTTTGCAGTGTCCTTTGCGTTCGGCATACAGGCGCGGTCGGTTGGGATGACTGCGTTTCAGGCGGTGCTCATGTCGGTGACAAACCTCACGTCAGCCGGGCAGTTTGCTTCGCTTGATACGATCGCGGCATCCGCCACGTATTTTGAGATGGCTTTTCTGCAGCTGGTGATCAATATGAGATATTTTTTGATGTCTTGTTCGCTGTCTCAGAAATTATCATATGACTTGAATCCGATTCACCGGTTTTTCATGGCATACGGGGTGACGGATGAGATCTTTGGAGTGAGTGTGTGCAGACCCGGGACTTTACGTCCCTGGTATTTTTACGGACTGATGTCGGCAGCCGTTCCCGGATGGGGGCTTGGAACACTGGTTGGCGTTATCTGCGGAAAAGTGCTTCCGGTGACCATTATCAATGCTCTTGGCATAGCAATATACGGTATGTTCCTTGCAGTGATCCTGCCGGCCGCGAAAAAGGACAAGGCTGTGGCAGGGGTGGTGATTTGCGCGATGCTCCTCGGTTGTGTCATGCGCTACACTCCATTTCTTCGGGAAATCTCTTCCGGAATGCAGATCATTATCATAATATTGATAGTTGCGGGGGCCGCGGCATGGCTGTTCCCACGAAAGGAGACGGAAAATGCAGGGTAA
- a CDS encoding zf-HC2 domain-containing protein: MKCKMIQDLLPLYIDGLTSEESNKEIEKHLKTCKECRECCQEMKGEINEPVVISDEEIHDVELLKKIKKRKRRMGIAGGIIAAAALIMVLALMQPRTYSKARYEDVTLTYGTRGDVAYLTMETKPGYDIVFTGANSYLKVLSVEKSFDMGKGSMGWEEEIGPEDEPCRWTIEFSDKIVVFENGELVEEKDK, encoded by the coding sequence ATGAAGTGTAAGATGATTCAGGATTTGCTGCCATTATATATTGATGGTCTGACGAGTGAGGAGAGCAATAAGGAAATAGAAAAACATCTGAAGACATGTAAAGAGTGCAGAGAATGCTGCCAGGAGATGAAGGGTGAAATCAATGAGCCGGTGGTCATCAGCGATGAAGAGATCCATGATGTGGAGCTGCTGAAAAAGATAAAGAAAAGAAAGCGCCGGATGGGAATCGCCGGAGGGATCATCGCTGCGGCTGCACTGATTATGGTTCTGGCGCTGATGCAACCGAGGACATACAGTAAGGCCCGATATGAAGATGTTACGCTGACGTATGGAACAAGAGGCGATGTCGCGTATCTGACGATGGAGACGAAGCCGGGATATGATATTGTGTTTACCGGAGCAAATTCATATTTAAAAGTATTATCCGTAGAGAAATCTTTTGATATGGGAAAAGGCAGCATGGGATGGGAAGAAGAGATTGGGCCGGAAGATGAGCCATGCAGATGGACGATTGAATTCTCGGATAAGATTGTTGTGTTTGAAAACGGGGAACTGGTTGAAGAAAAAGATAAGTAG
- a CDS encoding ATP-binding protein — translation MPDYFNDIKKIQEVLHEGRTGLWVIELEENKKPRMYVDGAMLELLGLQEELPPENCYQFWYERIEPDYYPLVESAVKKLCANERSEVQYPWVHPTYGRIYIRCGGIRDWNYTEGVCLRGYHQNITDTTVMKHEFDTVIQTLGENYTGILLCNVADQSFKVMKLPEKFQRQSATYSNFQTFFQNYVNAEAAPEYRELLLELTDVQNILEHLSLGETRFETLYRNSCGNWRRLLIVPSMHYSCEYPWVIAAFDEQDREIERRIDDAASQTAFSQIYKLALNINTEKAEYHCIHYSGRLLHLSQYGRFDDFYRQLLPLMPMEDRQEFERILSPSSYQTCGYMEGSLRLYDENGILHYYRYYSSRILQDMEERILFTLRNADNRQEAEQREQVLSNLCQCYYSIYIFDLVNDMEKPIWQESAIIEENAFPMGSLSAYYEKFVQQHVFSDDQEKMRRAGSPEFLRQVLSPEQPVYDIDFRRIYSHGVEWVRSRFSISEMIDGQVTKVIFANMNITEQKLEELEENRRKKLYFEYQNIIRGLSSFYHSVFYVDLENDTFQSFALSEDLKEYIDTSDSYAYLKNVYTERAIYRDDQQKFAKDLSTREIIRRINAGETIYALEFRRNYGGYFGWMRVHIILAESRSGIPTRIILAAHSVEEEKELEEQNRKALLAAYETAKQANEAKSSFLAQMSHDIRTPLNAIIGMTSIAFSQVNDTDKVKECLDKIQFSSRHLLHLINEILDMSKIEKGKLELMEEPFSLNELIQEVYAMIRTDAISKKQHITFNTLDVSHDHLLGDSSRIRQLLINLGDNAVKYTPKGGQISLTVQEVSSQSQSAGCFVFTVEDNGIGIDREFLDYIFAPFSRAENAKSQHIQGTGLGMSIAQGIVSAMQGDIRVESEPGVGSRFVVTLNLNIAMPADSSPEEFKNFDTPGCPAPALTDTCLTGRRILLVEDNALNMEIAQTILSQAGMVVSTAENGLEALNMFTASEPGTYQVILMDLQMPVMDGYTAARGIRSSTHPQAAAIPIIALTANAFPEDINRSLAAGMNDHISKPIDYQKLLERLEKAFRKI, via the coding sequence ATGCCCGACTATTTTAACGATATAAAAAAAATACAGGAAGTACTGCACGAAGGGCGGACAGGCCTGTGGGTCATTGAATTGGAGGAAAACAAAAAACCCCGGATGTATGTTGACGGCGCGATGCTTGAATTACTGGGGCTTCAGGAAGAACTCCCTCCCGAAAACTGTTATCAGTTCTGGTATGAACGGATAGAGCCGGATTATTATCCGCTTGTGGAATCCGCCGTTAAAAAGCTTTGCGCAAATGAGCGCTCTGAGGTGCAGTATCCTTGGGTTCACCCCACATATGGAAGAATCTATATCCGCTGCGGAGGCATTCGTGACTGGAATTATACTGAAGGTGTCTGTCTGCGAGGCTATCACCAGAATATTACTGACACCACTGTGATGAAGCATGAATTCGATACCGTCATACAGACTCTTGGTGAGAATTATACCGGCATTTTGCTGTGCAATGTGGCCGATCAGAGCTTCAAGGTTATGAAGCTTCCGGAAAAATTCCAGCGGCAGTCAGCAACGTATTCCAATTTTCAAACATTTTTTCAAAATTATGTAAATGCTGAGGCTGCACCGGAATACAGAGAACTGCTGCTCGAGCTTACCGATGTCCAAAATATCCTGGAGCATCTCAGCCTGGGGGAAACCCGCTTTGAGACCCTTTACCGGAACAGCTGCGGAAACTGGCGACGGCTCCTGATAGTTCCTTCCATGCATTATTCCTGTGAATACCCATGGGTGATCGCTGCATTTGATGAGCAGGACAGGGAAATTGAAAGGCGGATTGACGATGCTGCGTCCCAGACAGCATTTTCTCAGATTTATAAGCTTGCGCTGAACATCAATACGGAAAAGGCAGAATACCACTGCATCCACTACTCCGGAAGACTTCTGCATCTGTCTCAGTATGGGAGATTCGATGATTTTTACCGGCAGCTCCTTCCGTTAATGCCTATGGAAGACCGGCAGGAATTTGAACGTATTTTAAGTCCCTCCAGTTATCAGACGTGCGGCTATATGGAAGGTTCTCTTCGTCTGTATGATGAAAATGGCATTTTGCATTACTACCGCTATTATTCATCCCGGATTCTTCAGGATATGGAGGAACGGATACTTTTCACCCTGAGGAATGCAGACAACAGACAGGAAGCCGAACAGCGGGAGCAAGTACTGTCGAATCTGTGCCAGTGTTATTACTCGATCTATATCTTTGACCTTGTAAACGATATGGAAAAGCCTATTTGGCAGGAGTCCGCCATCATCGAGGAAAACGCCTTTCCCATGGGAAGCCTCTCCGCTTATTATGAAAAATTTGTACAGCAGCATGTTTTTTCTGATGATCAGGAAAAAATGCGCAGAGCCGGCAGTCCGGAATTTCTCAGGCAGGTCCTGTCACCGGAACAGCCTGTATATGATATCGACTTCAGGCGAATTTATTCCCACGGCGTAGAGTGGGTGCGCTCACGTTTCAGCATCTCTGAAATGATCGACGGACAGGTCACAAAAGTCATCTTTGCAAATATGAATATCACTGAACAGAAGCTGGAGGAGCTGGAGGAGAACCGGCGAAAGAAGCTCTATTTTGAATATCAGAATATCATCAGAGGCCTTTCTTCTTTCTATCACTCTGTCTTTTATGTTGACCTCGAAAATGACACCTTTCAGTCATTTGCGCTTTCAGAGGATCTGAAAGAATACATCGATACTTCAGACAGCTACGCTTATTTGAAAAACGTTTACACAGAACGTGCCATTTACAGGGATGATCAGCAGAAATTTGCAAAGGATCTGTCCACACGTGAAATCATCCGCAGGATCAATGCCGGTGAAACCATTTATGCACTGGAATTCAGACGGAACTATGGCGGTTATTTCGGCTGGATGAGAGTACATATCATTCTTGCGGAAAGCCGCAGCGGCATTCCAACCCGGATCATTCTGGCAGCACACAGTGTAGAAGAGGAAAAGGAGCTGGAAGAGCAGAACCGCAAGGCTTTGCTGGCAGCATACGAGACAGCCAAGCAGGCAAATGAAGCAAAAAGCAGTTTTCTGGCTCAGATGTCCCATGACATCCGTACCCCATTGAATGCCATAATCGGTATGACCTCCATTGCATTCTCACAGGTCAATGACACTGATAAGGTAAAGGAATGCCTGGATAAAATCCAGTTTTCCAGCCGCCATCTTCTGCATCTGATCAATGAGATTCTGGATATGTCAAAGATTGAGAAGGGTAAGCTGGAACTGATGGAAGAACCATTTTCCCTGAACGAACTGATACAGGAAGTTTACGCTATGATCCGTACAGATGCCATCAGCAAAAAACAGCATATAACTTTTAATACCCTGGACGTCAGTCATGATCATCTGCTCGGCGACAGCAGCCGTATCCGCCAGCTTCTGATCAACCTCGGTGACAATGCCGTCAAGTACACTCCAAAAGGAGGGCAGATCAGCCTGACTGTGCAGGAAGTATCCAGCCAGTCACAATCAGCGGGATGTTTTGTCTTTACGGTAGAAGATAACGGGATCGGAATTGACAGGGAATTTCTGGATTATATCTTCGCACCCTTTTCCCGCGCTGAAAACGCTAAATCACAGCATATTCAGGGTACCGGTCTCGGAATGTCCATCGCGCAGGGAATTGTATCTGCCATGCAGGGAGATATCCGCGTCGAAAGCGAACCGGGTGTCGGAAGCCGATTTGTCGTGACTTTAAATCTGAATATTGCCATGCCCGCAGACTCCTCCCCTGAAGAATTTAAAAATTTTGATACACCCGGATGTCCTGCCCCAGCACTGACGGATACCTGCCTGACCGGCAGGCGCATCCTTCTGGTCGAAGATAATGCGCTGAATATGGAAATCGCCCAGACCATTCTTTCTCAGGCCGGTATGGTTGTATCCACCGCCGAAAATGGACTGGAGGCATTGAATATGTTTACCGCATCTGAACCGGGAACATATCAGGTAATCCTGATGGACCTGCAGATGCCCGTCATGGACGGCTACACTGCAGCACGCGGCATCCGAAGCAGCACTCACCCACAGGCCGCCGCAATCCCGATCATCGCACTGACTGCCAATGCCTTCCCCGAGGACATCAACAGGTCCCTTGCCGCCGGTATGAACGACCACATATCAAAACCGATTGATTATCAGAAACTTCTTGAGAGACTTGAGAAGGCTTTCCGGAAGATATAG
- a CDS encoding cation-translocating P-type ATPase produces the protein MMWYQKKQDQVLKELGVSCEGLTAEKASEILREKGENVLLEGKKKSAIQVFFEQFKDLLVVILIAAAVISMFSGNVESTIVIVAVIILNAILGTVQHEKAQKSLESLKSLSSPSAKVIRGGQKIEIDSREVVPGDILLLEAGDMVVADGRILHNYSLQVNESSLTGESTNVEKTEGILEGELPLGDRVNMIYSGSLVTYGRAKAVVTETGMDTEMGKIASLMNATQEKKTPLQVSLDNFSSKLAIVIMIICAAVFVLSLYRKMPVLDSLMFAVALAVAAIPEALSSIVTIVQAMGTQKMARENAVIKELKAVESLGCVSVICSDKTGTLTQNKMTVQKIYIDGQILNPEQLDLHNQLHRYLLYNAILTNDSAIVDGKGIGDPTEFALLEMARKTSVNDEIMRDMMERMEEIPFDSERKLMSTKYALHQVPTILTKGAVDVLLPRTTHIRTTDGIIEMTDADRVRITEQNMEFSSQGLRVLAFGYKEVEEDHVLSLESENGYTFLGLISMVDPPRTESVRAVADAKRAGIRTVMITGDHKVTAAAIARQIGIFEKGDLAVTGTELDAMTEEELDRDIEKISVYARVSPENKIRIVDAWQRKGNIVSMTGDGVNDAPALKKADIGVAMGITGTEVSKDAASMILTDDNFATIIKAVANGRNVYRNIKNAIKFLLSGNMAGILSVLYTSVMGLPVPFAPVHLLFINLLTDSMPAIAIGMEPAEKNLLSQKPRDPKTGILTKNFMLALLVQGGLIAVCTMAAFTIGLRGGNAAVASTMAFCTLTLARLFHGFNCRSDQSIFKIGFRRNWYSLGAFAAGVVMLSLVMFVPFLKRVFSVATLTGHQIGMVYLLAVVPTVLIQLVKVMKGAVSRR, from the coding sequence ATGATGTGGTACCAGAAAAAACAAGATCAGGTGCTGAAGGAGCTGGGGGTATCGTGTGAGGGACTGACTGCCGAAAAGGCGTCAGAAATCCTGAGAGAAAAGGGAGAAAATGTCCTGCTGGAAGGTAAGAAAAAAAGTGCCATTCAGGTGTTCTTTGAACAGTTCAAAGACCTTCTGGTAGTGATCCTGATCGCGGCAGCGGTCATCTCCATGTTTTCAGGAAATGTGGAAAGTACGATCGTTATCGTAGCGGTCATTATACTGAATGCTATTCTGGGAACAGTACAGCATGAAAAGGCACAGAAATCTCTGGAAAGTCTTAAATCACTGTCTTCACCGAGTGCAAAAGTCATCCGCGGGGGACAGAAGATCGAGATTGATTCCAGGGAAGTTGTACCGGGGGATATCCTGCTGCTTGAGGCCGGAGATATGGTGGTAGCGGATGGCCGTATACTGCACAATTATTCGCTGCAGGTCAACGAAAGTTCGCTGACAGGAGAATCGACCAATGTGGAAAAGACAGAGGGGATTCTGGAGGGAGAGCTGCCCCTCGGTGACCGGGTCAACATGATCTACTCCGGAAGTCTTGTCACGTATGGCCGTGCAAAAGCGGTTGTGACGGAGACGGGTATGGATACCGAGATGGGGAAAATCGCCAGCCTCATGAATGCGACGCAGGAGAAAAAGACACCGCTGCAGGTGAGCCTTGACAATTTCAGCAGTAAGCTTGCCATAGTCATCATGATTATCTGTGCGGCTGTATTTGTGCTGAGCCTTTACCGAAAGATGCCGGTTCTGGACTCCCTGATGTTTGCAGTGGCACTTGCTGTAGCTGCAATACCGGAGGCATTAAGTTCCATTGTCACGATCGTGCAGGCAATGGGGACACAGAAGATGGCAAGGGAAAACGCTGTCATCAAAGAACTTAAGGCAGTGGAAAGCCTGGGATGTGTCTCAGTCATCTGCTCGGATAAAACAGGTACCCTGACTCAGAATAAAATGACAGTCCAGAAAATCTATATTGACGGACAGATCCTGAACCCGGAACAACTGGATCTGCATAACCAGCTGCACCGTTATCTCTTATATAATGCGATCCTGACGAATGATTCCGCCATCGTTGACGGAAAAGGAATCGGGGATCCAACAGAATTCGCGCTGCTTGAGATGGCCAGGAAGACAAGCGTGAATGATGAAATCATGCGTGATATGATGGAGCGTATGGAAGAGATCCCGTTTGACTCAGAGAGAAAACTGATGAGCACCAAATATGCACTGCACCAGGTTCCTACAATTCTTACGAAGGGGGCTGTTGATGTACTTCTGCCGAGGACAACACATATCAGAACGACGGATGGTATCATCGAGATGACAGATGCTGACCGTGTCAGGATCACAGAACAGAACATGGAGTTTTCCTCACAGGGTCTGCGTGTACTGGCATTTGGATACAAGGAAGTGGAAGAAGATCATGTCCTCTCTCTGGAATCAGAAAATGGTTATACTTTCCTGGGGCTGATATCCATGGTAGATCCCCCGAGAACAGAATCCGTCCGGGCAGTTGCGGATGCGAAACGCGCCGGGATCCGAACTGTCATGATCACCGGCGATCACAAAGTAACCGCAGCGGCCATCGCAAGACAGATTGGGATTTTTGAAAAGGGCGATCTGGCTGTTACCGGAACAGAACTGGATGCGATGACGGAAGAAGAACTGGATCGCGATATAGAAAAAATATCCGTGTATGCCAGAGTATCCCCGGAAAATAAGATACGGATTGTGGATGCATGGCAGCGAAAAGGAAATATCGTATCCATGACAGGAGACGGCGTTAATGATGCCCCGGCGCTTAAAAAGGCGGATATCGGTGTGGCTATGGGAATAACCGGTACAGAAGTTTCAAAAGATGCGGCATCGATGATCCTGACAGATGATAATTTTGCGACGATCATCAAGGCGGTTGCAAATGGAAGAAATGTCTACCGGAATATTAAAAATGCGATTAAATTTCTGCTCTCAGGGAACATGGCAGGGATTCTGTCTGTTTTGTATACTTCTGTGATGGGGCTTCCGGTTCCTTTTGCACCGGTGCATCTGCTGTTTATCAATCTGCTGACGGATTCCATGCCGGCGATTGCGATCGGTATGGAACCGGCGGAGAAGAACCTGCTCTCTCAGAAACCAAGGGATCCGAAGACAGGGATTCTGACGAAAAATTTTATGCTTGCGCTTCTTGTTCAGGGCGGTTTGATCGCTGTCTGTACAATGGCAGCGTTTACCATCGGCCTGAGAGGCGGCAATGCTGCAGTAGCCAGCACAATGGCTTTCTGTACGCTGACACTGGCCAGGCTGTTCCATGGGTTTAACTGCAGAAGTGATCAGTCGATATTTAAAATCGGTTTCAGGCGCAACTGGTACAGCCTGGGAGCATTTGCCGCAGGGGTTGTCATGCTCAGCCTGGTCATGTTCGTTCCATTCCTGAAAAGGGTATTCTCCGTCGCAACTCTGACTGGGCATCAGATAGGTATGGTATATCTGCTGGCAGTTGTACCGACGGTGCTGATCCAGCTTGTCAAGGTTATGAAAGGGGCAGTGAGCCGCCGATGA
- a CDS encoding type II toxin-antitoxin system RelE/ParE family toxin, whose protein sequence is MKYQIVRTDKADEQLKDIIFYIADDSGSVEIALNYLEKIETAICRLEEFPYFGSVPGYSILRRQGYRVLIVERHLIFYKVHEENKIVTIYAIVDGRREYKNLI, encoded by the coding sequence ATGAAGTATCAGATCGTGAGAACAGATAAAGCCGATGAGCAGTTAAAAGACATTATTTTTTACATTGCGGACGATTCAGGAAGCGTGGAAATTGCCTTAAATTATTTGGAAAAAATAGAGACTGCCATCTGTCGTTTGGAAGAGTTTCCTTATTTTGGAAGTGTGCCAGGGTACTCTATATTGCGCAGGCAGGGTTACAGAGTTTTAATCGTGGAGCGGCATTTGATATTTTACAAAGTCCATGAAGAAAATAAAATTGTTACTATATATGCTATTGTAGATGGAAGACGAGAGTATAAAAACCTGATCTAA
- a CDS encoding AzlD domain-containing protein — MQGNIYIYILVMAAVTYAVRALPLTLIRKKITNRYIQSFLYYVPYATLAAMTFPAILYSTGDMVSAVCGFAAALFLAYRGKGLLPVAAGACVVVFVVQLAMRI, encoded by the coding sequence ATGCAGGGTAATATCTACATTTACATACTGGTCATGGCAGCTGTGACATATGCAGTCCGCGCGCTGCCGCTGACACTGATACGGAAAAAAATCACGAACCGGTATATCCAGTCGTTTTTATATTACGTTCCATATGCAACGCTTGCAGCGATGACGTTTCCGGCAATCTTGTATTCAACCGGAGACATGGTGTCGGCTGTCTGTGGATTTGCTGCGGCACTGTTTCTGGCATACAGGGGAAAGGGCCTGCTTCCGGTAGCGGCAGGTGCATGTGTGGTAGTATTTGTAGTCCAGCTTGCTATGAGAATTTAA
- a CDS encoding aldose epimerase family protein → MSMKQSVFGKTTSGETVTQYEISNKNGMLVRLIDYGAILVSVLIPDGNGNVKDVVLGYDSMEGYEDNPPHFGAVIGRGANRIENGTFKLNDAVYQLGKNNNGNNLHSGPDLYEHRMWKVTGSAEQYVTFTLQSPAMDQGFPGNLEISVTYELTDENAVILRYTGIADEDTVVNMTNHSYFNLSGHEDPSIMDHKVWINADSFTPVKDEKAIPAGIIQAVKGTPMDFTEAREIAANMDMEFEQLKFTGGYDHNYVLNQYDKKVRPAAKVSSPKSGISMEVLTDTPGIQFYIGNFIKGPAGKGKIPYHPRQGLCLETQYFPNSVNEPAFDSPVLKKGQNYDSTTIYQFKF, encoded by the coding sequence ATGAGTATGAAACAGAGTGTTTTTGGAAAAACCACATCGGGGGAAACCGTCACCCAGTATGAGATCAGCAATAAGAATGGAATGCTCGTCCGTCTTATCGATTACGGAGCCATATTGGTTTCTGTTTTGATACCGGATGGAAATGGAAATGTGAAGGATGTGGTGCTTGGATACGACAGCATGGAAGGATACGAGGACAATCCGCCTCATTTCGGAGCGGTTATCGGACGCGGTGCGAACCGCATTGAAAATGGAACTTTTAAGTTGAATGATGCAGTGTATCAGCTTGGGAAAAATAACAATGGAAACAATCTTCACAGCGGGCCGGATCTGTACGAGCACCGTATGTGGAAGGTGACCGGAAGCGCCGAACAGTATGTGACCTTTACACTGCAGAGTCCGGCGATGGATCAGGGGTTTCCGGGAAATCTGGAAATTTCCGTGACATATGAACTTACCGATGAGAACGCGGTGATTCTGCGTTACACCGGTATTGCAGATGAGGATACGGTTGTCAATATGACAAACCATTCGTATTTTAATCTGAGCGGTCACGAGGATCCGTCCATTATGGACCACAAGGTGTGGATAAATGCGGACAGTTTTACACCGGTAAAAGATGAGAAGGCGATTCCAGCAGGAATCATTCAGGCTGTAAAAGGAACGCCGATGGATTTTACGGAGGCCAGAGAAATCGCTGCTAATATGGATATGGAGTTTGAGCAGCTGAAATTTACAGGTGGTTATGACCACAATTATGTGCTCAACCAATATGACAAAAAGGTCCGTCCCGCAGCAAAGGTGAGCAGCCCAAAGAGCGGGATATCCATGGAGGTCCTGACTGACACGCCGGGCATTCAGTTTTACATCGGCAACTTTATCAAAGGGCCTGCAGGGAAAGGTAAGATACCGTATCATCCGCGGCAGGGGCTCTGTCTGGAGACTCAGTATTTTCCGAATTCTGTAAATGAGCCGGCTTTCGACAGCCCGGTTTTGAAAAAGGGTCAGAATTACGATTCAACGACGATCTATCAATTTAAGTTCTAG
- a CDS encoding isochorismatase family cysteine hydrolase has protein sequence MNKLLIVVDMQNDFITGSLGTPEAVAIVPGVQEKIRQYQAEDAAVILTMDTHAENYADTQEGRNLPVKHCIKGTPGWELHSSIAGLISDYPHTVYEKVTFGSSSFATDLSCGKYQAYTDIELIGLCTDICVISNALLVKTFLPEAHIRVDSSCCAGVTPESHENALRAMKMCQIEIV, from the coding sequence ATGAATAAATTACTGATTGTAGTGGATATGCAGAATGATTTCATCACCGGCTCTCTCGGAACTCCCGAGGCCGTTGCCATTGTACCAGGTGTACAAGAAAAAATCAGACAGTACCAGGCCGAAGATGCCGCTGTCATTCTGACGATGGACACGCACGCGGAGAATTATGCGGATACTCAGGAAGGCAGAAATCTTCCGGTAAAACACTGTATCAAAGGCACACCGGGCTGGGAACTGCACAGCAGCATCGCCGGACTCATCTCTGATTATCCGCACACCGTCTATGAAAAAGTGACCTTTGGCTCATCCTCATTTGCCACAGACTTATCCTGTGGAAAGTATCAGGCCTATACGGATATTGAACTGATCGGTCTGTGTACCGATATCTGTGTGATCTCAAACGCCCTGCTGGTGAAAACATTTCTGCCGGAAGCTCACATCCGTGTTGATTCATCCTGCTGTGCGGGTGTAACACCCGAGAGCCATGAAAATGCACTGCGCGCAATGAAAATGTGCCAGATAGAAATTGTTTAA
- a CDS encoding sigma-70 family RNA polymerase sigma factor produces MQDMEQIYEKYMPQVYKYLFSLCHDTHLTEELTQETFFQAMKSIDSFRGDCKLYVWLCQIARNLWCRELKKKSKEKRSELTEEIPDAGPEPERSAIEKIEVLELYKLLHALEEPLREVMYLRLTGNFSFKEIGEILDKDENWARVTFYRGKQRIRKESRHEV; encoded by the coding sequence ATGCAGGATATGGAGCAGATTTATGAAAAATATATGCCACAGGTATACAAGTATCTGTTCAGTCTCTGCCATGATACTCATCTGACCGAGGAGCTGACGCAGGAGACTTTTTTTCAGGCAATGAAGTCGATTGACAGTTTCCGGGGGGACTGTAAACTTTACGTATGGCTGTGCCAGATCGCCAGGAATCTGTGGTGCAGAGAATTAAAGAAAAAGTCAAAAGAAAAGCGGTCTGAGCTAACGGAAGAAATTCCGGATGCAGGACCGGAGCCGGAACGGTCCGCCATAGAGAAAATTGAGGTTCTTGAGCTGTATAAGCTGCTGCATGCACTGGAGGAACCCTTGAGGGAAGTCATGTATCTTCGGCTGACGGGCAATTTCAGTTTTAAAGAAATTGGAGAGATTCTGGATAAGGATGAGAATTGGGCGAGAGTGACATTTTACCGTGGTAAACAGAGAATACGAAAGGAGAGCCGTCATGAAGTGTAA
- a CDS encoding type II toxin-antitoxin system Phd/YefM family antitoxin, with protein MGAIIRPSSDLRNHYNEISKQCRENRNPVIITVNGRGDTAVLGLQEYYQMQAELELLRTLADAEDDVRNGRVAPMKNTFDDIRKSLLARENG; from the coding sequence ATGGGAGCAATAATCAGACCATCATCCGATTTAAGGAATCATTACAACGAGATTTCAAAGCAATGCCGAGAGAATAGAAATCCAGTTATTATTACTGTAAATGGACGTGGGGATACAGCGGTACTTGGATTGCAGGAATACTATCAAATGCAGGCAGAACTTGAATTGCTGCGTACACTTGCGGATGCTGAAGACGATGTAAGAAATGGAAGGGTCGCGCCAATGAAGAATACATTTGATGATATCAGAAAATCTCTGTTGGCGAGGGAAAACGGATGA